In the genome of Bradyrhizobium arachidis, one region contains:
- the cysK gene encoding cysteine synthase A — MDASSEKAANTGAAHQPGRGRIYSSIVEAFGDTPIVRLRRLPGMHGVNATILAKLEYFNPAASVKDRIGAAMIIAMEKAGIVKPDTVLIEPTSGNTGIALAFVAASRGYRLKLVMPESMSIERRKMLAFLGAELVLTPAAQGMKGAIATAEELLKTTPNSVMPQQFKNLANPEVHRRTTAEEIWNDTAGNIDFFVAGVGTGGTITGVGQVLKPRKPSLRVVAVEPEESPVLSGGQHTPHKIQGIGAGFVPDILDRSVIDEIVKINSTTAIETSRALARHEGIPGGISSGAAIAAALEIGKRPEAAGKTILAVVPSFSERYLSTALFEGI, encoded by the coding sequence ATGGACGCATCGTCCGAAAAGGCCGCAAACACGGGTGCAGCGCACCAACCCGGCCGCGGCCGGATCTATTCTTCGATCGTCGAGGCCTTTGGCGACACGCCGATCGTGCGCTTGCGCCGGCTGCCGGGCATGCACGGCGTGAACGCGACCATTTTGGCAAAACTTGAATATTTCAACCCTGCCGCGAGCGTGAAGGATCGCATCGGTGCGGCCATGATCATCGCGATGGAGAAGGCGGGGATCGTCAAGCCCGATACCGTGCTGATCGAGCCGACCTCCGGCAACACCGGCATCGCGCTCGCTTTCGTCGCCGCTTCGCGCGGCTATCGGCTGAAGCTGGTGATGCCGGAATCGATGTCGATCGAGCGGCGCAAGATGCTGGCGTTCCTCGGTGCCGAGCTGGTGCTGACGCCGGCCGCGCAAGGCATGAAGGGCGCGATTGCGACCGCCGAGGAGCTCTTGAAGACAACGCCGAACTCGGTGATGCCGCAGCAATTCAAGAACCTCGCCAATCCCGAGGTGCATCGCCGCACCACGGCGGAGGAGATCTGGAACGACACCGCAGGCAATATCGATTTCTTCGTTGCCGGCGTCGGCACCGGCGGCACCATCACTGGCGTCGGCCAGGTGCTCAAGCCCCGCAAGCCGTCGTTGCGCGTCGTTGCCGTCGAGCCGGAGGAGAGCCCGGTGCTGTCGGGCGGCCAGCACACGCCGCACAAGATTCAGGGCATCGGCGCGGGTTTCGTGCCTGACATTCTCGACCGCTCGGTGATCGACGAGATCGTGAAGATCAACTCGACCACCGCGATCGAGACCTCGCGCGCGCTGGCGCGGCATGAGGGCATTCCCGGCGGCATCTCCTCGGGCGCGGCGATCGCGGCAGCGCTCGAGATCGGCAAGCGGCCGGAAGCTGCGGGAAAAACCATCCTGGCGGTGGTGCCGTCCTTCTCCGAACGTTATCTTTCGACGGCTCTGTTTGAGGGAATCTAG
- the tgt gene encoding tRNA guanosine(34) transglycosylase Tgt, with product MTLPNHFELLATDGAARTGRLTTPHGMVRTPAFMPVGTAGAMKGMHWREVREAGADIVLGNTYHLMLRPGAERIAALGGLQRFTGWNGPMLTDSGGFQVMSLADLRKVSEHAVTFRSHIDGAKVELSPERSIEVQRFLGSDIAMQMDECVRLPAERDDIERAMRLSLRWAERSKRAFESAPDGYMLFGIVQGGDIPQLRHASAQGLVEMGFHGYAIGGLAVGEPQAVMLAMIDETAPALPTDRPRYLMGVGTPDDILEAVKRGVDMFDCVMPTRNGRHGVAFTRFGQVNLRNARHADDPRPLDEASTWPSARNYARAYLHHLVKAGETLGAMLLSEINIAYYQFLMQGIRDAIAHGTFEEFYQRTRADWSRGDIAPR from the coding sequence ATGACTCTACCCAATCATTTCGAACTGCTCGCCACCGATGGCGCCGCGCGCACCGGGCGCCTGACCACGCCGCATGGCATGGTCCGCACGCCCGCCTTCATGCCGGTCGGAACCGCCGGCGCCATGAAAGGCATGCACTGGCGCGAGGTGCGCGAGGCCGGCGCCGACATCGTGCTCGGCAACACCTATCACCTGATGCTGCGTCCCGGAGCGGAGCGGATTGCGGCGCTCGGCGGATTGCAGCGGTTCACCGGCTGGAACGGGCCAATGCTGACCGATTCCGGCGGCTTCCAGGTGATGTCGCTCGCCGACTTACGCAAGGTCAGCGAGCACGCCGTGACTTTCCGCTCGCATATCGACGGCGCCAAGGTCGAGCTGTCGCCGGAGCGCTCGATCGAGGTGCAGCGCTTCCTCGGCTCCGACATCGCCATGCAGATGGACGAATGCGTGCGGCTGCCGGCCGAGCGTGACGATATCGAGCGCGCGATGCGGCTGTCGCTGCGCTGGGCCGAGCGCTCAAAGCGCGCCTTCGAAAGCGCGCCTGACGGTTACATGCTGTTCGGCATCGTGCAGGGCGGCGACATCCCGCAGCTTCGTCACGCGAGCGCGCAGGGCCTGGTCGAGATGGGTTTCCATGGCTATGCGATCGGCGGCCTTGCCGTCGGCGAGCCTCAGGCGGTGATGCTGGCGATGATCGACGAGACCGCGCCGGCGCTGCCGACCGACCGGCCGCGCTATCTGATGGGCGTCGGCACGCCTGACGACATCCTCGAAGCAGTGAAGCGCGGCGTCGACATGTTCGATTGCGTGATGCCGACGCGCAATGGCCGCCATGGCGTCGCCTTCACGCGCTTCGGCCAGGTCAATTTGCGCAACGCGCGCCACGCCGACGATCCGCGTCCGCTCGATGAGGCGAGCACGTGGCCGTCGGCGCGCAACTACGCGCGCGCCTATCTGCACCATCTCGTCAAGGCCGGCGAGACGTTGGGGGCGATGCTGCTGTCCGAGATCAATATCGCCTACTACCAGTTCCTGATGCAGGGCATCAGGGACGCGATCGCACACGGAACGTTCGAGGAGTTCTATCAGCGTACGCGCGCAGACTGGTCGAGGGGCGACATCGCCCCGCGCTGA
- a CDS encoding patatin-like phospholipase family protein, translating into MSGPTRGWITQAGARLTGALALTCSLALAACTSLPRTPYTAAEASASRVLDIDGLRRYADEPVTKFSFEKDTSTATKTYLALSGGGADGAYGVGVLNGWTAAKTRPTFSVVSGVSTGGLIAPFAFLGPQYDDTLREVYTSGIAESLLNDPSIVRVLFGSGLFGNTRLRELVARYVGPEILAQVARENAKGRRLLVVTTDLDTQRTAIWDMGKIAAVGTPEALKLFRDVMAASASIPLVFPPIMIDAEGQGRKFQEMHVDGGVTSPVLTLPEALLFQGSRLPGTAKMDIYILVNKKIERNFELVSNSTIDVASRSLSAITQSQTRSIIFSTYDFAKRNRLGFHLSYIARDYPAPPSEGFDTAYMRALYQYGYEKAAAGEAWTSTLP; encoded by the coding sequence ATGTCCGGCCCCACGCGCGGCTGGATCACGCAGGCAGGTGCCCGCCTGACCGGCGCCCTGGCCCTGACGTGCAGTCTGGCGCTCGCGGCCTGCACGTCCCTGCCCCGCACGCCCTATACGGCAGCTGAGGCCAGCGCATCGCGTGTGCTCGATATCGACGGCCTCAGGCGCTATGCCGACGAGCCGGTCACGAAATTCAGCTTCGAGAAGGACACCAGCACCGCGACGAAAACCTATCTGGCGCTCTCGGGCGGCGGCGCCGACGGTGCCTATGGCGTCGGCGTGCTCAACGGCTGGACCGCGGCCAAAACCCGTCCGACCTTCTCGGTCGTCTCGGGCGTAAGCACCGGTGGCCTGATCGCGCCATTCGCGTTTCTGGGGCCGCAATACGACGACACGCTGAGAGAGGTCTACACCAGCGGCATCGCGGAGAGCCTCCTGAACGACCCCAGCATCGTGCGGGTGCTGTTCGGATCTGGCCTGTTCGGCAACACGCGGCTGCGCGAGCTGGTCGCCCGCTATGTCGGGCCGGAAATCCTGGCGCAGGTCGCGCGCGAGAATGCCAAGGGCCGAAGGCTGCTGGTGGTCACGACCGATCTCGACACCCAGCGGACCGCGATCTGGGACATGGGCAAGATCGCAGCCGTCGGCACGCCCGAGGCGCTCAAGCTGTTTCGCGACGTCATGGCGGCTTCCGCCAGCATTCCGCTGGTGTTTCCACCGATCATGATCGACGCCGAAGGCCAGGGCCGCAAATTTCAGGAGATGCACGTCGACGGCGGCGTGACGTCGCCGGTGCTGACGCTGCCGGAGGCCCTGCTATTCCAGGGCAGCCGCCTGCCGGGCACCGCGAAGATGGACATCTACATCCTCGTCAACAAGAAGATCGAACGCAATTTCGAGCTGGTTTCCAACAGCACCATCGACGTCGCCTCGCGCAGCCTGTCGGCGATCACGCAGTCGCAGACGCGCTCGATCATCTTCTCCACCTACGATTTCGCCAAGCGCAACCGCCTTGGCTTCCATCTGTCCTACATCGCGCGCGATTATCCCGCGCCGCCGTCGGAAGGGTTCGACACCGCTTATATGCGGGCGCTGTACCAGTACGGATATGAGAAGGCGGCGGCGGGCGAGGCCTGGACCTCGACGCTCCCATGA
- a CDS encoding TetR/AcrR family transcriptional regulator, with amino-acid sequence MGLTATRTRSAAQRREVPKSRGGRPTKTAAIERDQRLIEVATRLFLDRGFDATSLDAVAEAARVSKPTVYSRYGDKRGLFAAVLRREIERWLAPLSAAAETQLSSASDIPVEQRLVEIGREMLTFTCGPDAVAFSRMMTSQAINFPDVAKLGKEEGWLKAVSTTARFFDHLVAQGALDLEDTTIAAEVFLDVVVGHTHRMATFGMALEMKPAEKRMRAAIKLFLAGALGRAARVQDAAKGPQRRRPSR; translated from the coding sequence ATGGGATTGACTGCGACCAGGACAAGATCGGCAGCGCAACGGCGCGAGGTGCCGAAATCGCGTGGCGGCCGGCCGACCAAAACCGCCGCGATCGAGCGCGACCAGCGGCTGATCGAGGTCGCCACCCGCCTGTTCCTGGACCGCGGTTTTGATGCGACCTCGCTCGACGCGGTCGCCGAAGCTGCACGGGTCAGCAAGCCGACCGTCTATTCCCGTTACGGCGACAAGCGCGGCCTGTTTGCCGCCGTGCTGAGGCGCGAGATCGAGCGCTGGCTTGCGCCGCTGTCGGCGGCGGCGGAGACGCAGCTCTCCAGCGCCTCGGATATCCCTGTCGAGCAGCGCCTGGTCGAGATCGGGCGCGAAATGCTGACCTTCACCTGCGGACCCGATGCCGTCGCCTTCAGCCGCATGATGACGTCACAGGCCATCAACTTCCCCGACGTCGCCAAGCTCGGCAAGGAGGAAGGCTGGCTCAAGGCCGTCTCCACCACGGCGCGCTTCTTCGACCATCTGGTGGCGCAAGGCGCGCTCGACCTCGAGGACACGACGATCGCAGCGGAAGTGTTCCTCGACGTCGTCGTCGGCCACACCCACCGCATGGCGACGTTCGGAATGGCGCTCGAGATGAAGCCGGCGGAAAAGCGCATGCGCGCCGCCATCAAGCTGTTCCTGGCCGGTGCGCTCGGCCGTGCGGCCCGCGTCCAAGACGCGGCTAAAGGCCCGCAACGGCGGCGTCCCTCCCGCTGA
- a CDS encoding PepSY domain-containing protein, whose amino-acid sequence MTTATRWTLPLLAISLSALLLAAPARAIVTAGTPTSLHSDTDGDAEADRQAVSREIERFRSSSISISQAMAIAEARHAGATTADVSFDGGSGVPVYRVKTLHNDRIWRHTINARTGELVGGEAALPPAELDLEDRDNLAALGAIRHRLVDAVRVAERAASGKAISGGLVRERGRLNFSIVVVSGDDLKEVTLEPPGARAK is encoded by the coding sequence ATGACGACAGCCACACGATGGACCTTGCCGTTGCTGGCGATCAGCCTGTCCGCGCTTCTCTTGGCCGCGCCCGCGCGAGCGATCGTGACCGCGGGGACGCCGACCTCCCTGCACAGCGACACAGATGGGGATGCCGAGGCCGACCGCCAAGCGGTCAGCCGCGAGATCGAACGCTTCCGCAGCTCGTCGATCTCGATCAGCCAGGCCATGGCGATCGCCGAGGCCCGTCACGCCGGCGCCACCACCGCGGATGTGAGTTTTGACGGCGGCTCCGGCGTGCCGGTCTACCGCGTGAAGACCCTGCACAACGACCGGATCTGGCGCCATACCATCAACGCCAGGACCGGCGAGCTCGTCGGCGGCGAGGCCGCCCTTCCCCCTGCCGAGCTCGACCTCGAGGACCGCGACAACCTCGCAGCGCTCGGCGCGATCAGGCACCGCCTCGTGGACGCAGTACGCGTCGCCGAGCGCGCCGCCTCGGGCAAGGCGATCAGCGGGGGCCTCGTGCGCGAGCGCGGTCGGCTGAATTTCTCGATCGTCGTCGTCAGCGGCGACGATCTCAAGGAGGTCACCCTCGAGCCGCCGGGTGCCCGGGCCAAGTAG